Part of the Hemibagrus wyckioides isolate EC202008001 linkage group LG09, SWU_Hwy_1.0, whole genome shotgun sequence genome, gtacatcTGAAGCAACATGAATAGAAAAGTGTAGAAATTTTCAGAGGGCTGGTACTAGCAATATACTTGTTTTAACCTAAGCAGGCTGAATATGCACCATTTACTGTATGATATTGAGCTTTTTAGCACCTGTATTCTTTTCATACTGGTAAAGTACAGAAGATTAAAGTACTTAGTGATTAtaccattcattttttttggttaaaaaaagatattaaaGCATTTGTTGAACATGTGCCcattcagaaatattttttttaactgaaaatgGTTGGACACAACAGAAATTAGCCATTGAAATGTAGTGCAAATCTACATTGTTGAAGTCAGTCTTTCTAAAAACGTCCTCTTATTTTATCTGACTGTCCATATACACATCTCCATATACATTCTTCAACAACTTTACTATTACAGTTCTTTGTGTTCTCACATTAACTTAACACCCTGCCAAACATATCATTTCAATTTTGACCCATACATCCTGATCTTGTCCTTTGTGTTGGTAGAATGTGCTATTATTTCTAGCACATTCTTGATTGGGTCAAGATATAGCCACTAACCAAGAACAAGCTGTCAATAAAAATCCTCTCTCATTTCAGCTAAATCCTTCCTGCTTATCATGCCAAAAGGAAACTTACATGTAACCTGCATTTCCTAACCTGCAAAAAGAGAAGACAGAATGACAGATGAAAAAAGGGTAATCCTCTGGAAATATTTTGAGGCAGTGAAATTCTTCTTCCTGGAGAATGGAgaagaatgaaaataaagtgGTAGAATCTAGATTCCCCTTTCCCGTATCTGTCTTCAGCTACAGCGGCCAGCATGAGCGTGTGCAGCAAGCAAGAATGTAGTGCTCTGGTTGAATGTAGGATAAACCATTTTTCTATGGTTGTTAGAAGTAAAGAAATCTCCAGGTTGATTATAAGAGTTTTGGTCTAAGTGCTGCCTTGAGCGCAGACTGTGCCACTTGAGGACAATGACACAGGGAAAGGAATGCTGCAGCAGTCTATTGACTCAGTCAGTTCCCCTTCCCTCTCACATATCACAGTCATGGGCCCACTAGGGATGCGACTGCGGGAGTTATACCGGCTGCTAGCAGCACATGGTGGAGTACTGGCGCGCCCATatttggagtgtgttagtgagggtgAAAGGCGGGGCAAGGCACCCTCAGTACGTGCCCACTCCTCGTATGCTCTCCTGCTTCTATCTGGGGATGTGCACTGAGCCGGAATGGGAGACGAGCCGTCTACATTGGATCTCTGTAGGCGAGGGTCGGTGCATTTCAACATCTCCTTAGCAGACATTCGGAAACCAGGCTCTGAGCGGCTGCCTTTCTTCAGGAGCAGGGCTTTGAAGCTGTCATTGCTGGTTGTGGAACGGCGCAGCCTACGATGGATGTTGCTACTCTGACGGGGCATCGGAGTCATGCTGGGGATGGGACTTGTGGGTGTGATGGGTGGTGAGGTAATAAAACTACGGGAGCGTTCTTCTTCAGAGTCACCGCGCCCCAGAACCTTCCTTTTTGACCTGTGGAATGATTGTAACAGATGGATTTGATGATGTCTCATTATAAGTTCCAAATGAAAACCTTTTACAAAGCCAAGAACACTTATCTCTCTGAAGGTACCTAATAATGTTTTACCTCTTAAAACATTACAAGCACAGATTTAAGTCCTCTGGTGATTATGGGGGGAAAGGTACAGTGAATTTATTTGTCCCATGAACTGCTGCTGTTTTACAGGACAGACCTCATTAAAAGCACAACCTAATGCTGCACACAAATAATTTTTatcttaaacaaaaaaagacttGGGATACCTGTGGATGGCTGCAAATAGGTCATCAGTAGTGCGTGGACGTGCAGGTGTCATCATTTCCTCGATATCTTCTCCGGTGCTGCTGAACGTTGGAGAGGAGCTATCTGTTCCAGAATCAAACACAGCATCTAGGACATACAACAGCAAAACATATGTGTTCTAGTTACTTTTCTTCTACAATAGAATAAGACCAATATGTCACCATTAAAGCTAAGGATAAAACTGAATGAAAGGCAGGATGGTCTAAAAAATACAAGACATTGTATAAATGTCTGTAAAAAATTACAGCATTTCTAGCTCCTATAACTCACATTCTCGTACTTTATAGTATCTTAACTTTGCCAATATACAATGATTACAATGTTTTTTAGGGCTTTTACTTTAGGACTGTGTCTATTAAATCTGATTGTTCCTACTGCCATCCTTCCTAATAATATAGCCAAAAAGGGTTACTGAGggcaaaaaaatatttgtagtaATATTTGTTGTATATGACATGAAAAGACATAACATGACAGAAATTAGTAGAGGATGAAGAGGAATACTCTGAAtaaaagcagacagacagtggGTTTGGGGTAACATACAATATGCTGTTATAAACAGATGCTCAGTTATGTTGTTAGTTAGGATCATATTGAATCCATTTAAGAATCTCaccattttcatcattttcttcttctttgaagATGACTGATCCTGAGCTGTTACTTAAACTATCATCTGTAATGCCTTTATAATCACTTAGCACAAATTCTTTATCGCTCAGTCCAAGATCTGTATCACACAATTGAATATCTTGGTCACTGAGAGTCAGGCCAGTGAGTTGAGGGTCAGTCATACTGTCTGAAGAGATTTCACTGCTGACTGAGTGTCTTCTTGGACTCACAGGAGGAGAATTCTGAGAATCACTCTCTACCTCAGACTCCAGTTGTAGTGGATGCTCATGCTGATTAACACTGTCTGTCAGAGAGTTACTGTTTATGGTCTTTGGCAGTACAGACATTGCTGAGCCAGTAACTTCAAGATGCTCAAGACCATTCAAAGCAGATTGGTACAAGATGGTTGGCATAATTGAAGAGAGATTAGACTTTCTAGGTGATGTTGGAGACCTCTGACCCTGGAGTGTATCACTAGTTCTACATGAAGTAGCTGTGGAGTGTAGAAAATCAGTGTAGGCAGGAGCACACAGAGGTCCAGTGTCAAGTGAAAGCTCCAGAATGTTCTCACTAGAATGGGTATTGCAGACCACTTCAAGAAAAACAGGAGCTGGATTAGAGTCCAGCCTAGTAGATGTGGACTCCTTAAATGGAATATCTTTTGTGTCTATACCATTCTGTAGTGGACTGACAGAGTCacatgtaataatatttttgaCAATCTCTGTTTCTACAGGTTTGTCTGTAGTAGTTTTGGCCTCCTTGTTAGGATCTTGGTTTTCTGGACCACACACTGTTGTAATAATGTCTGTGAAAATATTTTCCAATTTCATGAGCTTTATTGGTCGGAGCTGtaccctctgaagagcttggGCAGTAATTACTGGCCTCTCCTGTCTTACAGAATTGTATGATTGACTAGAATTAAGTTCTTTTCCATTCTCCATTGTATCCAAAGACATAGCAGAATTTGTTACTTGTAAAATGGTTACTGCTTGAAGACCTGGTGAGGTAAGAGGCTGGGTGTGAACAGCTGATGaaggaggaagtggaggaggtggtgggagAGGTAAAGTggtcattttattttcacacagcATCAGGGGAGATGAGACTTCTGATGTGGAAGAAGAAGAGTCAGGAGAGAGGCATATGGATGTTCTACATTCCTCTAGTATTGTGGATGACACTTGGGGAGAACTTTGCTTTTCCTCAAAAGTAGGGCTTATAGCCAGAGGAGATGGTACTGGTGTGATCGGGGATACATTGGACTTAACTAAACTAGGCATTGGGCTAGTTAAACTAGACTGAAGGGTGACTAATCCAGGCAATGTTTTAGGCAGCGGTGGAGGTGGTGGAAGGCTCTTGACAGAATCTGATGTGTTTGAGGACAGGGGTTTGGAGTAAGAGGAAACAGAGGACCGCAGTGAGGACTTCCTCTCTGGGACCTTGGGTTTGGGCCTTCCTGCTGGAGATTTGGCTCTTAGAAGTGATGTTACTGGTGTACCGGCAGTTGGGGTAATAGATTGACTCGAATAACCACTAGATGGTGATGTCAAAAGTTGGACTTTGTCTGGGGATGCAGCCATCTTGGAATTTATCCCAGTCTTGATGCAGACAGTTAATGGAATTGCATTACTGTCCAAACCTTTTGAATTCTCTTTTGTAAGTATAGGTTTCATAATTTGAGAGGATGGCCCATGTTCAGAGCTTGAGTGGGGAAAGTCCATATGAAAGTCCCATGACTCAGTGTATTCTGAGTGTTGACTGCTGCTGtcactgtgtgtgggtgtggttggACACATGGTAGCTGGTGCTGACATTCCACTGCTTGCTACACTAACAGAACTTTGGCTTCTGGGACCCAGTACCCAAGGGTCTTCTATTCCACTCAAGGGTATCTGTCCAGAGTATGAGGCACTATGACTTTTCAGGGATTCATGGAGACTTGAGATCAGTTGCTCATTAAGGAGTGTCTCATTGTTGTATGTTTTTTGCTGTGGTTTGCGTCGCAACGAGTCAGTCCTTTTGGGAGGTGGTGGGGGCTTTTTGGATTTCCGCAGGGAAATGCTGCGGCTTAGAGAATGATGACTATGCAGGCTTGCATGGTCATCATGACTATGGTGCTCCCTACACTCATACAAATTGTGTCTTGAACTGCCTGCTTTGTTGATGCAACCATGACTGTATGATTTGCAATCTGGTGTTAAATGCATAGAAGCCGAGCATCTCTCAGTATCAGAAGAAAACAATGAGCTGGTATCTGTCTTGTTTGGTGAATGTGCCACGCTATTACAAACATTAGTGATAGGGGAGGAGCAGCTTGAGGTCCATTGGTCCATTGGAGCAGGTTTATATATCcaatggtcagtggtcagtgtgctgcagctatgaatgctgcTCTCTGAAATCTCAGAGTCTTCATAGACACCACAGGGACTGCAGTTCCTTCCATCAAGGGTACTACATTGGGAGGCTGGAGACTGACAGCAGGAGGAGCTAGTAGAACATGAGGTACCACTACTGCTGAAAGGGTGGTCTGAGGGACAAGTTGACAAAGAATGCAGTGGGGTCTCTACTGCCTCAAAGCTTTGTGATGAGTGGACAGAACAAAGGTTTCTAGCATTCTGCAAAACAATACCAGCATTCAAGGAGGATGTGCTCCTATTGTGTTTGGAAACCATATAGCTTGAACTTGCAGTATGACAGTCATTCTGGAAACCATGAAATTCATCAGACCTGGAACTGACTGAggtattttttcttaaatcagACTTGTGCTGTGAGTCTGGGCTGCCATGTTGCATGGTAACCTGATAGGGTAAGGAACTTGTGGAGCCAGACACTGTCAAATATGGAGAACTGCTGCAAATGGTTTCAAGTTTTTGAAGACAAATTCGAGCACCATTACGAGGCAAACTGTGAAAGCCTTGATCACTGGCATTTAGTTGACAAGTATAGATATCACCATTGCAGTCACTCGTGTTTGAGATGCTACcagaagatgagagagagatgtttgcCACTTGAGTAGCGATGCCATGGCCTCTCTGTGAACGGATTCTGCGCATTGAGGGGGGTACAATCTTTACATCTTCTGTCTGGCAGCCAGAGTCACGAGTGACTAAATGCTTGAGGGAAGAGTTAATGCTCCCTACGCCACCAAGGGTGGAGTATTGGCCTGTTGTGTGTATGGACTGAGATCTGATGCCAGTTTGTTCATTGTTTGCTATAAGGAGAGAAGTAAAGACAAAGTCAAATTAGTCTGTGTTTACTAAAATTCAGTaacttgtctgtgtttgtcttgtGTATTTCTGTAAG contains:
- the nhsl1a gene encoding NHS-like protein 1 isoform X3, translating into MVLIGITLKSVIKYFRKKAVSSLDEESKWSVHYTAPWHQQENVFLPGSRPPCVEELHCQAKVNLKTVLRECDKLRKDGFRSSQYYSQGPTFSSPLLSDGDGQLDQDETEKKKKSSETSTEEEKLVYSFRPQTPQLDNISDTNNHSWSKCMPLPTPEEKMKQQAQSVTTDIVPINITGENFDRQASFRRTIINTDTIIRRSKRVKRRKTITGVPDNIKRELANNEQTGIRSQSIHTTGQYSTLGGVGSINSSLKHLVTRDSGCQTEDVKIVPPSMRRIRSQRGHGIATQVANISLSSSGSISNTSDCNGDIYTCQLNASDQGFHSLPRNGARICLQKLETICSSSPYLTVSGSTSSLPYQVTMQHGSPDSQHKSDLRKNTSVSSRSDEFHGFQNDCHTASSSYMVSKHNRSTSSLNAGIVLQNARNLCSVHSSQSFEAVETPLHSLSTCPSDHPFSSSGTSCSTSSSCCQSPASQCSTLDGRNCSPCGVYEDSEISESSIHSCSTLTTDHWIYKPAPMDQWTSSCSSPITNVCNSVAHSPNKTDTSSLFSSDTERCSASMHLTPDCKSYSHGCINKAGSSRHNLYECREHHSHDDHASLHSHHSLSRSISLRKSKKPPPPPKRTDSLRRKPQQKTYNNETLLNEQLISSLHESLKSHSASYSGQIPLSGIEDPWVLGPRSQSSVSVASSGMSAPATMCPTTPTHSDSSSQHSEYTESWDFHMDFPHSSSEHGPSSQIMKPILTKENSKGLDSNAIPLTVCIKTGINSKMAASPDKVQLLTSPSSGYSSQSITPTAGTPVTSLLRAKSPAGRPKPKVPERKSSLRSSVSSYSKPLSSNTSDSVKSLPPPPPLPKTLPGLVTLQSSLTSPMPSLVKSNVSPITPVPSPLAISPTFEEKQSSPQVSSTILEECRTSICLSPDSSSSTSEVSSPLMLCENKMTTLPLPPPPPLPPSSAVHTQPLTSPGLQAVTILQVTNSAMSLDTMENGKELNSSQSYNSVRQERPVITAQALQRVQLRPIKLMKLENIFTDIITTVCGPENQDPNKEAKTTTDKPVETEIVKNIITCDSVSPLQNGIDTKDIPFKESTSTRLDSNPAPVFLEVVCNTHSSENILELSLDTGPLCAPAYTDFLHSTATSCRTSDTLQGQRSPTSPRKSNLSSIMPTILYQSALNGLEHLEVTGSAMSVLPKTINSNSLTDSVNQHEHPLQLESEVESDSQNSPPVSPRRHSVSSEISSDSMTDPQLTGLTLSDQDIQLCDTDLGLSDKEFVLSDYKGITDDSLSNSSGSVIFKEEENDENDAVFDSGTDSSSPTFSSTGEDIEEMMTPARPRTTDDLFAAIHRSKRKVLGRGDSEEERSRSFITSPPITPTSPIPSMTPMPRQSSNIHRRLRRSTTSNDSFKALLLKKGSRSEPGFRMSAKEMLKCTDPRLQRSNVDGSSPIPAQCTSPDRSRRAYEEWARTEGALPRLSPSLTHSKYGRASTPPCAASSRYNSRSRIPSGPMTVICEREGELTESIDCCSIPFPVSLSSSGTVCAQGST
- the nhsl1a gene encoding NHS-like protein 1 isoform X4; the protein is MFCLRAVSSLDEESKWSVHYTAPWHQQENVFLPGSRPPCVEELHCQAKVNLKTVLRECDKLRKDGFRSSQYYSQGPTFSSPLLSDGDGQLDQDETEKKKKSSETSTEEEKLVYSFRPQTPQLDNISDTNNHSWSKCMPLPTPEEKMKQQAQSVTTDIVPINITGENFDRQASFRRTIINTDTIIRRSKRVKRRKTITGVPDNIKRELANNEQTGIRSQSIHTTGQYSTLGGVGSINSSLKHLVTRDSGCQTEDVKIVPPSMRRIRSQRGHGIATQVANISLSSSGSISNTSDCNGDIYTCQLNASDQGFHSLPRNGARICLQKLETICSSSPYLTVSGSTSSLPYQVTMQHGSPDSQHKSDLRKNTSVSSRSDEFHGFQNDCHTASSSYMVSKHNRSTSSLNAGIVLQNARNLCSVHSSQSFEAVETPLHSLSTCPSDHPFSSSGTSCSTSSSCCQSPASQCSTLDGRNCSPCGVYEDSEISESSIHSCSTLTTDHWIYKPAPMDQWTSSCSSPITNVCNSVAHSPNKTDTSSLFSSDTERCSASMHLTPDCKSYSHGCINKAGSSRHNLYECREHHSHDDHASLHSHHSLSRSISLRKSKKPPPPPKRTDSLRRKPQQKTYNNETLLNEQLISSLHESLKSHSASYSGQIPLSGIEDPWVLGPRSQSSVSVASSGMSAPATMCPTTPTHSDSSSQHSEYTESWDFHMDFPHSSSEHGPSSQIMKPILTKENSKGLDSNAIPLTVCIKTGINSKMAASPDKVQLLTSPSSGYSSQSITPTAGTPVTSLLRAKSPAGRPKPKVPERKSSLRSSVSSYSKPLSSNTSDSVKSLPPPPPLPKTLPGLVTLQSSLTSPMPSLVKSNVSPITPVPSPLAISPTFEEKQSSPQVSSTILEECRTSICLSPDSSSSTSEVSSPLMLCENKMTTLPLPPPPPLPPSSAVHTQPLTSPGLQAVTILQVTNSAMSLDTMENGKELNSSQSYNSVRQERPVITAQALQRVQLRPIKLMKLENIFTDIITTVCGPENQDPNKEAKTTTDKPVETEIVKNIITCDSVSPLQNGIDTKDIPFKESTSTRLDSNPAPVFLEVVCNTHSSENILELSLDTGPLCAPAYTDFLHSTATSCRTSDTLQGQRSPTSPRKSNLSSIMPTILYQSALNGLEHLEVTGSAMSVLPKTINSNSLTDSVNQHEHPLQLESEVESDSQNSPPVSPRRHSVSSEISSDSMTDPQLTGLTLSDQDIQLCDTDLGLSDKEFVLSDYKGITDDSLSNSSGSVIFKEEENDENDAVFDSGTDSSSPTFSSTGEDIEEMMTPARPRTTDDLFAAIHRSKRKVLGRGDSEEERSRSFITSPPITPTSPIPSMTPMPRQSSNIHRRLRRSTTSNDSFKALLLKKGSRSEPGFRMSAKEMLKCTDPRLQRSNVDGSSPIPAQCTSPDRSRRAYEEWARTEGALPRLSPSLTHSKYGRASTPPCAASSRYNSRSRIPSGPMTVICEREGELTESIDCCSIPFPVSLSSSGTVCAQGST
- the nhsl1a gene encoding NHS-like protein 1 isoform X1, giving the protein MPFHKRTVEPQNLCRFNTGPLESGAGQSHMGLDRCIVFRSQLWTSLNDVRCTSLKNILQQLSDLSRHASSIFLEIQSEAASVIQRSAALQRRLNTLQSTVRKLDQKKIRIPVSSLDEESKWSVHYTAPWHQQENVFLPGSRPPCVEELHCQAKVNLKTVLRECDKLRKDGFRSSQYYSQGPTFSSPLLSDGDGQLDQDETEKKKKSSETSTEEEKLVYSFRPQTPQLDNISDTNNHSWSKCMPLPTPEEKMKQQAQSVTTDIVPINITGENFDRQASFRRTIINTDTIIRRSKRVKRRKTITGVPDNIKRELANNEQTGIRSQSIHTTGQYSTLGGVGSINSSLKHLVTRDSGCQTEDVKIVPPSMRRIRSQRGHGIATQVANISLSSSGSISNTSDCNGDIYTCQLNASDQGFHSLPRNGARICLQKLETICSSSPYLTVSGSTSSLPYQVTMQHGSPDSQHKSDLRKNTSVSSRSDEFHGFQNDCHTASSSYMVSKHNRSTSSLNAGIVLQNARNLCSVHSSQSFEAVETPLHSLSTCPSDHPFSSSGTSCSTSSSCCQSPASQCSTLDGRNCSPCGVYEDSEISESSIHSCSTLTTDHWIYKPAPMDQWTSSCSSPITNVCNSVAHSPNKTDTSSLFSSDTERCSASMHLTPDCKSYSHGCINKAGSSRHNLYECREHHSHDDHASLHSHHSLSRSISLRKSKKPPPPPKRTDSLRRKPQQKTYNNETLLNEQLISSLHESLKSHSASYSGQIPLSGIEDPWVLGPRSQSSVSVASSGMSAPATMCPTTPTHSDSSSQHSEYTESWDFHMDFPHSSSEHGPSSQIMKPILTKENSKGLDSNAIPLTVCIKTGINSKMAASPDKVQLLTSPSSGYSSQSITPTAGTPVTSLLRAKSPAGRPKPKVPERKSSLRSSVSSYSKPLSSNTSDSVKSLPPPPPLPKTLPGLVTLQSSLTSPMPSLVKSNVSPITPVPSPLAISPTFEEKQSSPQVSSTILEECRTSICLSPDSSSSTSEVSSPLMLCENKMTTLPLPPPPPLPPSSAVHTQPLTSPGLQAVTILQVTNSAMSLDTMENGKELNSSQSYNSVRQERPVITAQALQRVQLRPIKLMKLENIFTDIITTVCGPENQDPNKEAKTTTDKPVETEIVKNIITCDSVSPLQNGIDTKDIPFKESTSTRLDSNPAPVFLEVVCNTHSSENILELSLDTGPLCAPAYTDFLHSTATSCRTSDTLQGQRSPTSPRKSNLSSIMPTILYQSALNGLEHLEVTGSAMSVLPKTINSNSLTDSVNQHEHPLQLESEVESDSQNSPPVSPRRHSVSSEISSDSMTDPQLTGLTLSDQDIQLCDTDLGLSDKEFVLSDYKGITDDSLSNSSGSVIFKEEENDENDAVFDSGTDSSSPTFSSTGEDIEEMMTPARPRTTDDLFAAIHRSKRKVLGRGDSEEERSRSFITSPPITPTSPIPSMTPMPRQSSNIHRRLRRSTTSNDSFKALLLKKGSRSEPGFRMSAKEMLKCTDPRLQRSNVDGSSPIPAQCTSPDRSRRAYEEWARTEGALPRLSPSLTHSKYGRASTPPCAASSRYNSRSRIPSGPMTVICEREGELTESIDCCSIPFPVSLSSSGTVCAQGST
- the nhsl1a gene encoding NHS-like protein 1 isoform X2, giving the protein MLRGKPSVWPIRRNSSSLNFCRTDAKTPFLHQSLNKSSLFQWSGQTFMCSTDQLGTQEDFDEWLYTPFHDRAVSSLDEESKWSVHYTAPWHQQENVFLPGSRPPCVEELHCQAKVNLKTVLRECDKLRKDGFRSSQYYSQGPTFSSPLLSDGDGQLDQDETEKKKKSSETSTEEEKLVYSFRPQTPQLDNISDTNNHSWSKCMPLPTPEEKMKQQAQSVTTDIVPINITGENFDRQASFRRTIINTDTIIRRSKRVKRRKTITGVPDNIKRELANNEQTGIRSQSIHTTGQYSTLGGVGSINSSLKHLVTRDSGCQTEDVKIVPPSMRRIRSQRGHGIATQVANISLSSSGSISNTSDCNGDIYTCQLNASDQGFHSLPRNGARICLQKLETICSSSPYLTVSGSTSSLPYQVTMQHGSPDSQHKSDLRKNTSVSSRSDEFHGFQNDCHTASSSYMVSKHNRSTSSLNAGIVLQNARNLCSVHSSQSFEAVETPLHSLSTCPSDHPFSSSGTSCSTSSSCCQSPASQCSTLDGRNCSPCGVYEDSEISESSIHSCSTLTTDHWIYKPAPMDQWTSSCSSPITNVCNSVAHSPNKTDTSSLFSSDTERCSASMHLTPDCKSYSHGCINKAGSSRHNLYECREHHSHDDHASLHSHHSLSRSISLRKSKKPPPPPKRTDSLRRKPQQKTYNNETLLNEQLISSLHESLKSHSASYSGQIPLSGIEDPWVLGPRSQSSVSVASSGMSAPATMCPTTPTHSDSSSQHSEYTESWDFHMDFPHSSSEHGPSSQIMKPILTKENSKGLDSNAIPLTVCIKTGINSKMAASPDKVQLLTSPSSGYSSQSITPTAGTPVTSLLRAKSPAGRPKPKVPERKSSLRSSVSSYSKPLSSNTSDSVKSLPPPPPLPKTLPGLVTLQSSLTSPMPSLVKSNVSPITPVPSPLAISPTFEEKQSSPQVSSTILEECRTSICLSPDSSSSTSEVSSPLMLCENKMTTLPLPPPPPLPPSSAVHTQPLTSPGLQAVTILQVTNSAMSLDTMENGKELNSSQSYNSVRQERPVITAQALQRVQLRPIKLMKLENIFTDIITTVCGPENQDPNKEAKTTTDKPVETEIVKNIITCDSVSPLQNGIDTKDIPFKESTSTRLDSNPAPVFLEVVCNTHSSENILELSLDTGPLCAPAYTDFLHSTATSCRTSDTLQGQRSPTSPRKSNLSSIMPTILYQSALNGLEHLEVTGSAMSVLPKTINSNSLTDSVNQHEHPLQLESEVESDSQNSPPVSPRRHSVSSEISSDSMTDPQLTGLTLSDQDIQLCDTDLGLSDKEFVLSDYKGITDDSLSNSSGSVIFKEEENDENDAVFDSGTDSSSPTFSSTGEDIEEMMTPARPRTTDDLFAAIHRSKRKVLGRGDSEEERSRSFITSPPITPTSPIPSMTPMPRQSSNIHRRLRRSTTSNDSFKALLLKKGSRSEPGFRMSAKEMLKCTDPRLQRSNVDGSSPIPAQCTSPDRSRRAYEEWARTEGALPRLSPSLTHSKYGRASTPPCAASSRYNSRSRIPSGPMTVICEREGELTESIDCCSIPFPVSLSSSGTVCAQGST